A genomic window from Silene latifolia isolate original U9 population chromosome 11, ASM4854445v1, whole genome shotgun sequence includes:
- the LOC141614164 gene encoding uncharacterized protein LOC141614164, producing MWDPQSVILDECDVNSQCIHTKVFDKARQKHFWFTVVYGFNKPVEREPLWDSLRRYHGTVTGPWLICGDFNAVMGKDERIGGNPVTLADIRPLLQVVQDCNLADLTAKGNFFTWTNKHVYGAKVYSKIDRALCNDDWMVQFPLSYVHFLPEGMFDHSPCLVRFDEVQKRKSNSFKYYNMWAMADEFENLVKQGWQVELQGTPMFRVVKKLRGLKGAFKQLDKEHFSDIENLTHITEMALHHYQNILAKDPLNEEICCAERSCAQELTALIQARDSFLRQKAKTDWVQHGDDNTKFFHASIKTRRAKNRVYQVKDRHGKMCSDPEGIKGAFEEYYQNLLGTSHPVTAINEKVVKSGKCLTTEHCEALTAPLSI from the coding sequence ATGTGGGACCCTCAGTCTGTGATTCTGGATGAATGTGATGTTAACAGTCAATGCATCCATACAAAAGTGTTTGATAAAGCTAGGCAAAAGCACTTTTGGTTCACTGTTGTTTATGGGTTTAATAAACCTGTGGAGAGAGAGCCTTTGTGGGACAGTCTTAGGAGGTATCATGGCACTGTTACTGGTCCCTGGCTAATTTGTGGGGATTTTAATGCTGTCATGGGTAAGGATGAAAGAATTGGTGGGAACCCTGTCACCCTTGCTGACATTAGGCCTTTGCTGCAGGTGGTCCAAGACTGTAACCTGGCAGACTTGACAGCTAAGGGTAATTTCTTTACTTGGACTAATAAGCATGTGTATGGTGCTAAAGTCTATAGTAAAATTGATAGGGCCTTATGTAATGATGATTGGATGGTTCAATTTCCTCTTAGCTATGTTCATTTCCTGCCTGAAGGCATGTTTGATCATAGCCCTTGTTTGGTTCGTTTTGATGAGGTGCAGAAGAGGAAGAGCAATAGTTTTAAGTACTATAATATGTGGGCTATGGCTGATGAGTTTGAGAACCTTGTAAAGCAAGGCTGGCAGGTGGAGTTGCAGGGGACTCCTATGTTCAGAGTGGTTAAAAAGTTGAGGGGCTTGAAGGGTGCCTTCAAACAGTTGGACAAGGAACATTTCTCTGATATTGAGAACTTGACCCACATTACTGAAATGGCCTTGCATCACTATCAGAACATTCTTGCTAAGGACCCCCTGAATGAAGAGATTTGTTGTGCTGAGAGGAGTTGTGCTCAGGAATTGACTGCTTTGATTCAAGCCAGAGACAGTTTTTTGAGGCAAAAAGCAAAGACTGATTGGGTACAACATGGGGATGATAACACCAAGTTTTTTCATGCTAGCATTAAAACTAGAAGAGCAAAGAATAGGGTTTATCAGGTGAAGGATAGACATGGGAAGATGTGTTCTGATCCTGAGGGAATTAAGGGGGCTTTTGAGGAGTATTACCAGAACCTGCTGGGTACTTCCCACCCTGTGACTGCCATTAATGAGAAGGTGGTGAAGTCTGGTAAGTGTTTGACTACTGAACATTGTGAGGCACTTACTGCTCCACTGTCGATTTGA